A genome region from Streptomyces xanthophaeus includes the following:
- a CDS encoding DUF4192 domain-containing protein, with protein MTNNHESRTPSDRPSISPAGAATGPQITLRSPAELADALPYMLGFHPTDSLVMVAVHGEGGRFGGRLRVGIPGSPAEWEDTARQVAECLIRGSERRGGKPDGIVVYLCQEPSGEEGGRRVMARLRPLAQGIRLACGALDVPVLEALCLSAGRFWSYVCPDERCCPAEGSRLAAVGTSVLAATATFAGLQVRGSLKEIEGRMAPLRGAVAEEAERALDRAAAALMPRILDGATREEVGAGTIALARTLMRRLMLAPPVEGGAHADDWDDALLGHDEAASLILGLQDREIRDIAAEWMEDEDAAPALRLWRALARRCVGAYDEHAAAPLTLAGWVSWSTGDEPTARIAFGLALRADAEYRFAQLLHHACNEGIDPEGLRQCLREERRRREPRRGRSSAGTRPPGRRGRTASRRGSRRTAGSEQ; from the coding sequence ATGACGAACAACCACGAATCACGCACCCCGTCCGACCGGCCCTCCATCAGCCCGGCCGGAGCCGCCACCGGACCCCAGATCACCCTGCGCAGCCCGGCCGAACTGGCCGACGCGCTGCCCTACATGCTCGGCTTCCACCCGACCGACTCCCTGGTCATGGTCGCCGTGCACGGCGAAGGCGGGCGCTTCGGCGGCCGGCTCCGCGTCGGTATCCCCGGCTCGCCCGCGGAATGGGAGGACACCGCCCGACAGGTCGCCGAGTGCCTGATCAGGGGCAGCGAACGGCGCGGCGGCAAGCCCGACGGCATCGTCGTCTACCTCTGCCAGGAGCCGAGCGGGGAGGAGGGCGGCCGGCGGGTGATGGCCCGCCTGCGGCCGCTCGCCCAGGGGATCCGGCTGGCCTGCGGCGCGCTGGACGTGCCCGTACTGGAGGCCCTGTGCCTGTCCGCGGGACGCTTCTGGTCCTACGTATGCCCGGACGAGCGGTGCTGCCCGGCCGAGGGCAGCCGGCTGGCCGCCGTCGGCACCTCGGTACTGGCGGCGACGGCCACCTTCGCCGGACTGCAGGTCAGGGGCTCCCTCAAGGAGATCGAGGGCCGGATGGCACCGCTGCGCGGGGCCGTCGCCGAGGAGGCGGAACGGGCCCTCGACCGGGCCGCCGCCGCCCTGATGCCCAGGATTCTCGACGGGGCCACCCGCGAGGAGGTCGGCGCCGGGACCATCGCCCTGGCGCGGACCCTGATGCGGCGCCTGATGCTGGCCCCGCCCGTCGAGGGCGGTGCCCACGCCGACGACTGGGACGACGCGCTGCTCGGCCACGACGAGGCCGCCTCACTGATCCTGGGCCTCCAGGACCGCGAGATCCGGGACATCGCGGCGGAATGGATGGAGGACGAGGACGCGGCCCCGGCCCTGCGGCTGTGGCGGGCCCTGGCCCGGCGCTGCGTCGGGGCCTACGACGAGCACGCCGCGGCCCCGCTCACCCTCGCCGGCTGGGTCTCGTGGTCCACGGGGGACGAGCCGACCGCCCGGATCGCCTTCGGCCTGGCCCTGCGGGCGGACGCCGAATACCGCTTCGCCCAGCTGCTCCACCACGCATGCAACGAAGGGATCGACCCCGAGGGGCTGAGGCAGTGCCTGCGGGAGGAGCGGCGCCGCCGGGAGCCCCGGCGCGGGCGCTCCTCGGCCGGCACCCGCCCTCCCGGCCGGCGGGGCCGGACGGCCTCCCGTCGCGGGTCCCGGCGTACCGCGGGGAGCGAACAGTGA
- a CDS encoding RecQ family ATP-dependent DNA helicase, producing MNADLRSSADSVLARLVGDPTGAARLREDQWRAIEALVAHKRRALVVQRTGWGKSAVYFVATSLLRANGAGPTVIVSPLLALMRNQVEAAARAGIRARTINSANPEEWEGIQAEVAAGEVDVLLVSPERLNNPDFRDQVLPKLSAATGLLVVDEAHCISDWGHDFRPDYRRLRTMLADLPPGVPVLATTATANARVTADVAEQLGTGAGTDALVLRGPLDRESLSLAVLTLPDAAHRLAWLADHLGDLPGSGIIYTLTVAAAEEVTAYLRHRGHTVASYTGKTENADRQQAEDDLQANRVKALVATSALGMGFDKPDLGFVVHLGSPSSPIAYYQQVGRAGRGVEHAEVLLLPGREDEAIWQYFASVAFPPEEQVRRTLDVLAQAGRPLSLPALEPLVDLRRTRLETMLKVLDVDGAVHRVKGGWTSTGEPWAYDAERYAWVARQRATEQQAMRDYAAATGCRMEFLRRQLDDEEAAPCGRCDNCAGARFTAEVSTTALDTARGELGRPGVELEPRKMWPTGLAAVGVDLKGRIPAGEQASTGRALGRLSDIGWGNRLRPMLAPQAPDQPVPDDVAQAVVAVLADWARGPGGWASGAPDAPARPVGVVALPSRSHPQLIGSLAARISEIGRMPLLGALAYTDQAPEFGSVSSNSAQRVRGLHQALTVPPALADALAQSAGPVLLVDDRTESGWTVAVAARLLRRAGAKEVFPLVLALQG from the coding sequence ATGAACGCAGACCTGAGGTCCTCGGCCGACTCCGTACTAGCCCGTCTCGTGGGCGACCCCACGGGCGCCGCCAGGCTGCGCGAGGACCAGTGGCGGGCGATCGAGGCGCTGGTGGCGCACAAGCGGCGGGCGCTGGTGGTACAGCGCACCGGCTGGGGCAAGTCCGCGGTGTACTTCGTCGCCACCTCGCTGCTGCGGGCGAACGGCGCCGGCCCCACCGTGATCGTCTCCCCGCTCCTCGCGCTGATGCGCAATCAGGTCGAGGCCGCGGCCCGGGCCGGGATCCGCGCCCGCACCATCAACTCCGCCAACCCCGAGGAGTGGGAGGGCATCCAGGCCGAGGTGGCGGCGGGTGAGGTCGATGTCCTGCTGGTGAGTCCGGAGCGGCTCAACAACCCTGATTTCCGCGACCAGGTCCTCCCCAAGCTCTCCGCCGCCACCGGGCTGCTCGTGGTCGACGAGGCGCACTGCATCTCCGACTGGGGTCACGACTTCCGCCCCGACTACCGCCGGCTGCGCACCATGCTGGCCGACCTGCCGCCGGGTGTCCCCGTGCTGGCCACGACCGCAACGGCCAATGCCCGCGTGACCGCCGACGTCGCCGAACAGCTCGGCACCGGGGCCGGTACGGACGCTCTGGTGCTGCGCGGCCCTCTGGACCGCGAGAGCCTGAGCCTGGCGGTGCTGACCCTGCCCGACGCGGCGCACCGGCTGGCCTGGCTCGCCGACCACCTCGGGGACCTGCCCGGCTCCGGGATCATCTACACGCTGACCGTGGCGGCCGCCGAGGAGGTCACCGCCTACCTGCGCCACCGCGGGCACACCGTGGCCTCGTACACCGGCAAGACGGAGAACGCCGACCGCCAGCAGGCCGAGGACGACCTCCAGGCGAACCGGGTCAAGGCGCTCGTGGCCACGTCCGCCCTCGGGATGGGCTTCGACAAGCCCGACCTGGGCTTCGTGGTGCACCTCGGCTCGCCCTCCTCTCCCATCGCCTACTACCAGCAGGTCGGCCGCGCGGGCCGCGGCGTGGAGCACGCGGAGGTCCTGCTGCTCCCCGGCCGGGAGGACGAAGCGATCTGGCAGTACTTCGCCTCGGTGGCCTTCCCGCCGGAGGAGCAGGTGCGCCGCACGCTCGACGTCCTGGCCCAGGCCGGCCGGCCGCTGTCGCTGCCCGCCTTGGAGCCGCTGGTCGATCTGCGCCGCACCCGGCTGGAGACCATGCTCAAGGTGCTCGACGTCGACGGCGCCGTGCACCGCGTCAAGGGCGGCTGGACCTCGACGGGCGAGCCCTGGGCCTACGACGCCGAGCGCTACGCGTGGGTCGCCCGCCAGCGGGCCACGGAACAGCAGGCCATGCGTGACTACGCCGCGGCCACCGGATGCCGGATGGAGTTCCTGCGCCGCCAGCTCGACGACGAGGAGGCGGCGCCCTGCGGCCGCTGCGACAACTGCGCCGGGGCCCGGTTCACCGCGGAGGTCTCCACCACGGCACTGGACACCGCGCGCGGTGAACTCGGCCGCCCCGGCGTGGAGCTGGAGCCGCGCAAGATGTGGCCGACCGGGCTCGCGGCGGTCGGCGTCGACCTCAAGGGCCGTATCCCCGCCGGGGAGCAGGCCTCGACGGGCCGGGCGCTGGGCCGGCTGTCCGACATCGGATGGGGCAACCGGCTGCGACCGATGCTGGCTCCGCAAGCTCCGGACCAGCCGGTTCCGGACGACGTCGCGCAGGCCGTGGTCGCGGTGCTCGCGGACTGGGCCCGAGGCCCCGGCGGCTGGGCCTCGGGTGCGCCGGACGCACCGGCCCGGCCGGTGGGCGTGGTCGCCCTGCCCTCGCGCAGCCACCCCCAGCTGATCGGTTCGCTGGCCGCGCGCATCTCGGAGATCGGGCGGATGCCGTTGCTCGGTGCGCTCGCCTACACGGACCAGGCCCCGGAGTTCGGATCGGTGTCCTCGAACAGCGCACAGCGGGTGCGGGGGCTCCACCAAGCCCTCACCGTGCCCCCGGCGCTGGCCGATGCGCTGGCGCAGTCCGCGGGCCCGGTGCTGCTCGTCGACGACCGCACGGAGAGCGGATG